The Thalassophryne amazonica chromosome 13, fThaAma1.1, whole genome shotgun sequence genome window below encodes:
- the agt gene encoding angiotensinogen, with translation MQTLQTILRLLLTLLYCRISASQGNRVYIHPFHLFAAENVTCETLQTQSNKHLETPVATLPVAPLDIEVLTPSSRGPSEESVQKQNITERTSVLAALSNAIGLRMYHALSSNQHSTNTFLSPINTYGSLVTFCLGASKKTASLFQFLLGLSSDTDREDCVSLVDGHKVLKTLQSINSLADDGPKDEITTQVWAFTRQDVQLSEEFIQGTHDFSDASFIRSVDFSNPQAAKDLVNSFVEKTSAGKLNNLFKNLNSSTDLLFISSFNFQGSWKTAFQPQKTSLQEFHVDETTTVMATQMTHTGRYYYLNDKVRQCIVVKLPLSKRYLYMLLVLPHKGAKLDGIESELHSNIMFDWHQSLKEGLLELSIPTFSLSSVTDLHDLLTNMNPKVETKLLGSQAKFSQLSNSTAFTIDKAVNIVLFEMSGEEVEHEEKIHEEGVPLTLSFNRPFFFSVFEGHSNAILMLGKISNPAL, from the exons ATGCAGACGCTACAGACCATTCTCCGACTACTCCTCACTTTGTTATACTGCCGCATCTCAGCAAGTCAAGGCAACCGTGTCTACATCCACCCGTTCCACCTCTTTGCGGCCGAAAATGTCACCTGTGAGACTCTGCAGACCCAAAGCAACAAGCATTTGGAGACTCCTGTGGCCACACTTCCTGTGGCACCTCTCGACATTGAAGTCCTCACACCTAGCAGCAGGGGCCCATCAGAAGAGAGTGTGCAAAAGCAGAACATCACAGAGAGAACATCTGTTCTGGCCGCACTGTCAAACGCTATAGGTCTTAGGATGTACCACGCTCTTAGTAGCAACCAGCACAGCACCAACACCTTCCTCTCTCCGATCAACACCTACGGATCCCTTGTTACTTTCTGCTTGGGAGCCTCCAAGAAGACAGCAAGCTTATTCCAG tttcttctGGGCCTGAGCAGTGACACCGATCGTGAGgactgtgtgtcactagtggatGGGCACAAGGTTCTCAAGACCCTACAGAGCATAAACTCTTTGGCGGATGATGGACCCAAAGATGAAATCACCACCCAGGTCTGGGCCTTCACTCGGCAGGATGTTCAGCTGTCTGAAGAATTTATTCAAGGCACACACGACTTCTCCGATGCCTCCTTTATCCGAAGCGTGGATTTCTCAAATCCTCAAGCAGCAAAGGACTTAGTGAACAGCTTTGTGGAGAAGACATCAGCTGGGAAGTTGAACAACctcttcaaaaatctgaactccaGCACAGATCTTCTGTTCATTAGTTCTTTCAACTTCCAAG GCAGCTGGAAAACAGCTTTCCAACCACAAAAGACCTCCTTGCAGGAGTTTCACGTGGATGAAACAACCACAGTAATGGCTACCCAGATGACCCACACAGGTCGATACTACTATTTGAATGATAAG GTACGCCAGTGCATTGTTGTGAAGCTGCCTCTAAGCAAGCGATACCTCTACATGTTGTTGGTCCTCCCCCACAAAGGAGCCAAACTTGATGGCATCGAGTCCGAACTGCATAGTAACATCATGTTCGACTGgcaccagagtctcaaggaagG TTTGTTGGAGCTGTCAATACCGACGTTCTCCTTGTCCTCTGTGACTGATCTGCATGACTTGCTCACCAACATGAATCCAAAAGTAGAGACCAAACTTTTGGGATCTCAGGCCAAGTTCAGCCAGCTGAGCAACTCCACAGCTTTTACTATTGATAAG GCGGTCAACATAGTCCTATTTGAGATGTCAGGGGAAGAAGTCGAACATGAGGAGAAGATCCATGAAGAAGGAGTTCCTCTGACGCTGTCCTTCAACCGGCCGTTCTTTTTTTCTGTCTTTGAAGGACATTCTAATGCCATTCTCATGCTGGGCAAGATCAGCAATCCTGCACTCTAA